The Triticum dicoccoides isolate Atlit2015 ecotype Zavitan chromosome 6A, WEW_v2.0, whole genome shotgun sequence genome has a window encoding:
- the LOC119318634 gene encoding uncharacterized protein LOC119318634 isoform X1, protein MENRNKSDLKRKRLDDGTEQEQEPAIKETCQVLKEMESEVQNLRDDNNLLRDELLGKDRQLAETDTLLVDREHQLSKSQTLLVDTKEFETETVLSSFTCKDPITKERIYGPHNLGSWDGEFKPDQDLEQGVRKELLAKIRRYYERVKIVDEGFCFGLLDPVSNIVVAEAIAQSKLLVVDEEDKAELAEDSHGRQRPILRCIFERSLDGLIAFLVALFPHLTYYRAEWYLNKANLDPLVAADLIIKHRGMEQTFRFLSDTTVAAVGMALRCAAAAAQHPNPRKFALGWKLLSPFLCKINTLLSPPYAARDPGLLIDIQELLQQPEPPALFVLEEAWRLASKRTGSNLNHPEMQVPLLPTLRHLLLTTIHGYYLEALACLPKDKLRGSHQYHYSLLHAGHCYGPLDPVSNIIVNTLWYAQAYPLKLEKKMDIEVISTKALLRIALRSLYGLISFLCTRHPTLTLGEAMQQLQLAGAYLQKADDPSHHDGGVEQEAYMAAAKAAHHPKPLEQAHFLGPSNSMLKGCLELLNQNEDAKVRTLILGHFQTNSKPAQETKNTNVLGPRAYKDVMRMIGNFWYQHTSVVGMVKSAIEMYNKKSQVQPSYEVHVICGVNQDVGGRADPMRPFEHISHCSHINFLATQVAGTPKLFFAECRNVGSKEAVLCCPVDMPLPGSEQVRCLYCESGGRTIVHPTKESFVGRDREFEEMFCGEGDTSVDIMSHCYYTILYLDNLEEDRIYGDYSCDSELQEEVRLLDIN, encoded by the exons ATGGAGAACCGAAATAAGTCCGACCTCAAG AGGAAGCGTCTGGACGATGGgacggagcaggagcaggagcctgCTATCAAGGAGACGTGCCAAG TCCTGAAGGAGATGGAAAGCGAGGTCCAGAACCTCCGGGACGACAACAACCTGCTCCGCGACGAGCT CCTTGGCAAGGACCGGCAGCTTGCGGAGACGGATACGCTTTTAGTTGACAGGGAGCACCAGCTTTCAAAGAGCCAGACACTTCTAGTTGACA CAAAGGAGTTTGAAACTGAAACAGTCCTGTCCAGTTTCACCTGCAAGGACCCCATAACCAAGGAACGGATCTATGGTCCGCATAATCTAGGTAGTTGGGACGGGGAATTCAAGCCGGACCAAGATCTGGAACAGGGGGTCAGAAAGGAGCTCCTCGCCAAGATCCGGCGCTACTACGAGCGGGTGAAGATCGTCGACGAAGGCTtctgctttggcctactagatccgGTTTCCAACATCGTCGTCGCCGAAGCAATCGCCCAAAGCAAGCTGCTGGTGGTGGATGAGGAAGACAAGGCCGAGCTGGCTGAGGACTCACATGGTCGTCAACGGCCGATACTACGGTGCATTTTTGAGCGGTCGCTCGACGGTCTCATCGCCTTTCTGGTGGCCCTCTTTCCCCACCTCACCTACTACAGGGCCGAGTGGTATCTCAACAAGGCTAATTTGGATCCCCTCGTGGCCGCCGACCTCATCATCAAGCACCGAGGGATGGAACAGACCTTCAGGTTTCTATCTGACACCACCGTGGCAGCCGTTGGAATGGCGCTAAGATGTGCTGCAGCTGCCGCCCAGCACCCCAACCCACGGAAGTTCGCTCTAGGGTGGAAGCTACTGTCCCCTTTTCTCTGCAAGATCAACACCCTGCTTTCACCACCCTACGCAGCCCGAGACCCCGGTCTGCTCATCGACATCCAGGAACTACTTCAGCAACCTGAACCACCTGCTCTTTTCGTCCTGGAGGAAGCCTGGAGGCTTGCCTCTAAACGCACTGGCAGCAACCTGAACCATCCGGAGATGCAAGTGCCGCTGCTGCCGACTCTGAGGCATTTGCTTCTCACCACCATCCATGGATACTACCTGGAGGCTCTTGCCTGTCTGCCCAAAGACAAGCTGCGGGGCTCGCACCAGTACCACTACAGCTTGCTCCATGCCGGCCACTGCTACGGACCGCTGGACCCTGTCTCCAACATCATTGTTAATACCCTCTGGTATGCCCAAGCCTACCCTCTAAAGCTAGAGAAAAAGATGGACATCGAGGTCATCAGCACCAAAGCCCTGCTGCGAATCGCACTCCGATCCCTGTATGGCCTCATCTCCTTCCTTTGCACCCGCCACCCCACCCTCACGCTGGGTGAAGCCATGCAACAACTGCAGCTGGCTGGGGCCTATCTCCAAAAGGCCGATGATCCAAGCCATCACGATGGTGGTGTCGAACAAGAAGCCTACATGGCTGCTGCCAAAGCCGCACACCACCCCAAACCTCTTGAACAGGCCCACTTCCTCGGACCATCTAATTCCATGCTCAAAGGCTGCTTGGAACTCCTCAACCAAAACGAAGATGCCAAGGTCCGCACATTAATTCTGGGCCACTTCCAAACCAACAGCAAACCTGCACAAGAAACAAAAAACACCAACGTGTTAGGCCCGCGGGCTTACAAAGATGTAATGAGAATGATAGGCAACTTCTGGTACCAGCACACCAGTGTGGTGGGAATGGTGAAGTCTGCAATCGAGATGTACAACAAGAAAAGCCAG GTACAACCCAGCTATGAGGTCCATGTTATCTGCGGTGTCAATCAGGACGTGGGTGGCCGTGCGGACCCAATGAGGCCCTTTGAACACATTAGCCATTGCTCCCACATCAACTTCCTTGCCACTCAGGTTGCTGGCACTCCAAAGCTCTTCTTTGCCGAGTGTCGCAACGTTGGCTCCAAGGAGGCGGTGTTGTGCTGTCCTGTTGATATGCCACTTCCAGGCTCTG AGCAAGTCCGTTGCCTTTACTGTGAGTCTGGAGGGAGGACCATCGTGCACCCGACGAAGGAGAGTTTCGTGGGGCGTGACAGAGAGTTTGAGGAGATGTTCTGCGGCGAAGGAGACACCAGTGTTGACATCATGTCTCACTGCTATTACACAATCTTGTATTTGGATAATCTGGAGGAGGACCGGATCTACGGCGATTACAGCTGCGACAGTGAACTCCAAGAGGAAGTGCGGTTGCTTGACATAAATTAA